The nucleotide window CTGGTCGCGCTGGTGTCGCTGCTCGTGCAGGTCTACTCGCTGGGCTACCTGGATGCGGAGCCGCGTCCCGCGCTGGGCCGGTACTACACCTACCAGTCGCTGTTCGCGTTCTCGATGATGGGCCTGGTGCTCGCGCCGGGCTTCCTCCAGCTCTTCATCTTCTGGGAGCTGGTCGGCCTCTGCTCCTACCTCCTCATCGGCTACTGGTACCAGCGCCCGGAGGCGGCGCGCGCGGCGGTGAAGGCCTTCTGGATCACCAAGGCCGGCGACGTGGGGCTCCTCGTCGGCATCGTGCTCCTCTGGTATCGAGCCGGCACCTTCGACTTCCTCGAGCTCTACGACCTCGTGCGCGCCGGCCAGCTCCCGGTGGCCGGCCTCGCCGGCGTGACCTTCTGCCTCTATCTCGGCGCCATGGGCAAGTCCGCGCAGTTCCCGCTGCACGTCTGGCTGCCCGACGCGATGGAGGGCCCGACGCCCGTCTCCGCGCTGATCCATGCCGCCACCATGGTGACGGCGGGCGTGTACCTCCTCCGCCGCACGATCTGGCTCTTCGCGCTCACGCCGGACGTCCTCCACCTCATCGGGTGGATCGGCGCGTTCACCGCGCTGCTCGCCGCGGTGCTCGCCTGCGTGCAGTCCGACATCAAGCGCGTGCTCGCCTACTCCACGGTGTCCCAGCTCGGCTACATGATGACGGCGATGGGGGCGGGGTTTGCCGCCGCGGGGTTCCTCCATCTCCTCACCCACGGCATCTTCAAGGCGCTGCTCTTCCTCGGCGCCGGCGCGGTGATCCACGCCGTCGGGAGCAACGATATCTACCACATGGGCGGGCTCCGGCGGCTCATGCCCCAGACGGTGATCGTGTTCCTGGTCGGCACCCTCTCCCTCGCGGGCATCCCGCTCTTCGGCGGCTTCTACTCGAAAGAAGAGATCCTGGGGTCGGTATGGAGCGGCGGCCTCGCCGGGCCGTTCTGGATGCTCGTGGCCGCGGCCTTCCTCACCGCGTTCTACATGTTCCGGGTGGTGTTCATCGCCTTCTGGGGCGAGCACCGCGGCGTGCACGGCGCCCACGGGGTCGGCCACCATCTCCACGACGCGCCGCCGGCAATGACGATTCCCCTCTGGATCCTCGCCGTGATGTCGGTGGGCATCGGCATCTTCTTCCTGCGTCATCACGCGGAGCCGGAGTTCACCGCGCCCGCCTGGCTCACCCCGCTCGCGGTGGGCGTCGCCGTCGCGGGTATCTTCCTCGCCTGGCTGACGTACCAGGTGCGCGCGATCAGCGCGGACCTGCTCGCCCGGATCTTCGCCCCGATCCGCCGCGCCGCCCTCGCGCGGTTCTGGCTGGACGACCTCTTCGCGGGGCTCTACCGGCACGCGCTCCTGGGCTT belongs to Candidatus Methylomirabilota bacterium and includes:
- the nuoL gene encoding NADH-quinone oxidoreductase subunit L, producing LVALVSLLVQVYSLGYLDAEPRPALGRYYTYQSLFAFSMMGLVLAPGFLQLFIFWELVGLCSYLLIGYWYQRPEAARAAVKAFWITKAGDVGLLVGIVLLWYRAGTFDFLELYDLVRAGQLPVAGLAGVTFCLYLGAMGKSAQFPLHVWLPDAMEGPTPVSALIHAATMVTAGVYLLRRTIWLFALTPDVLHLIGWIGAFTALLAAVLACVQSDIKRVLAYSTVSQLGYMMTAMGAGFAAAGFLHLLTHGIFKALLFLGAGAVIHAVGSNDIYHMGGLRRLMPQTVIVFLVGTLSLAGIPLFGGFYSKEEILGSVWSGGLAGPFWMLVAAAFLTAFYMFRVVFIAFWGEHRGVHGAHGVGHHLHDAPPAMTIPLWILAVMSVGIGIFFLRHHAEPEFTAPAWLTPLAVGVAVAGIFLAWLTYQVRAISADLLARIFAPIRRAALARFWLDDLFAGLYRHALLGFSRLIGWIDRYLVDGIVNLLSAWTLIWGDRLRRIQSGLPQDYVYGLAVGLLLLLIWVQWPR